In the Arachis hypogaea cultivar Tifrunner chromosome 20, arahy.Tifrunner.gnm2.J5K5, whole genome shotgun sequence genome, cacctccttcacccaATCCCCTTTCTAACCTCAACCCAGACGGCACCTTCACCCGCCTCCAAAACTATCCAGAGACCCCTCCCTCACCAGATCCCACTCTACCCATACCCGTTCTCTCCAAGGACCTTACCATCGACCAATCCAAGCACACCTGGGCGCGGATCTACCTACCCCGCCAAGCACTCAATACTCCCTCTAACCACCCCAACCTTCCCCTCATCGTCTTCTACTATGGCAGCGGTTTCATATTCTACCATGCCAACTCCACCTACTTCCACGACTTCTGCGTCCGCATGGCCAACGCCACCCAATCCGTCGTTGTTTCTGTCGATTACCGCCTTGCTCCAGAGCATCGCTTGCTGGTGGCGTACGAGGACTCGGTGCAGGTACTGCACTGGATCAGAGCCTCCAATGACTTGTGGCTGGCTCATACTGATTTCTCCCGATGCTATCTCATGGGAGAGAGTGCTGGAGGAAACATAGCGTACAACGCGGGTCTACGTGCAGCCGCGGAGGCAGACCAGATCAGGCCGCTGAAGATCAAAGGGATGATATTGATTCAGCCGTTTTtcgaagggaagaagagaattcCGTCGGAGCTGAGGCTAGCGAAGGACTtgaagagggttagggttagaaaggtgattgggtgaaggaggtgattgggccTCTAAAGGTGAGAGCTTTGCTGAGAAGCCGTGAAAGACAATGTCGTAAGTGTGAAGGACGACGGCGGAGGCAGCGGTGGTGGTGGTTTCATCTGTAGTGGCATGGTTGATAATAGAAGCGAGAGAGAATTCGTACCAGTACTTATAGGTTGGGAAGATGGAGGACTTGGATTCATGGTGTACTTGCACCATGAAGGTGCTCTTCTTCTCTGGGGAAGCGGCAGCAAGTGTTGCTGTGACTGTGAGGATGAAAGAGAGGAGGGTGTGGCAAAGAGCCATTGGAGCAGCGGTGGGGACGGAGTGGGAAGTAATGGTGAGAGTGTGTTAGAAAGGGAAAgaggggtggtggctgggtgaagagggttaggattagaaaggtgattgggtgaaggaggtggtgtggtggtgaagataagggtaatttagggattttaggtaattttttagggtttgggtAATTTtgcttataaaaataattttttatgggtacaaatggtaattttctttttctatgggtagatatgtcagcgttttcaact is a window encoding:
- the LOC112785570 gene encoding carboxylesterase 1-like; this encodes MEWDLPTKILDVYFENEDDGTFTRLQNYPETPPSPDPTLPIPVLSKDLTIDQSKHTWARIYLPRQALNTPSNHPNLPLIVFYYGSGFIFYHANSTYFHDFCVRMANATQSVVVSVDYRLAPEHRLLVAYEDSVQVLHWIRASNDLWLAHTDFSRCYLMGESAGGNIAYNAGLRAAAEADQIRPLKIKGMILIQPFFEGKKRIPSELRLAKDLKRVRVRKDDGGGSGGGGFICSGMVDNRSEREFVPVLIGWEDGGLGFMVYLHHEGALLLWGSGSKCCCDCEDEREEGVAKSHWSSGGDGVGSNGESVLERERGVVAG